The following are encoded in a window of Candidatus Poribacteria bacterium genomic DNA:
- a CDS encoding energy transducer TonB produces MNMTGLKFFLVGGFRTQYTNIVRTGDLPLHSVNMTLRGGAGLLHILETGYAWHLKPFFGMFYTQAWNNVSTTQKVHVNTAQNFFTGETGVEIELSPTMSAIGSVEFSFQSSELLYRFGLNFHQAPTLNIQKKATPQPRKTNTSSSPLTTRLAGIDFDSEPGVTPPDYKFRVEPLYPVIAKNRKIEGEVVLEATINEQGLPLDIVVLTTLGFGLEEAAMQALRKTTFYPAIKEGRLIPKRVTLRYRFTLRNTN; encoded by the coding sequence ATGAACATGACGGGATTGAAGTTTTTTTTGGTCGGTGGTTTCCGAACCCAGTATACGAATATTGTCCGGACCGGGGACCTGCCGCTGCATTCCGTGAATATGACCCTCCGCGGCGGGGCAGGTTTGTTACATATTCTTGAAACCGGCTATGCATGGCATCTCAAGCCTTTCTTTGGGATGTTCTATACGCAAGCCTGGAACAACGTCTCAACAACTCAGAAAGTCCACGTGAACACCGCCCAGAACTTTTTCACCGGCGAAACAGGCGTAGAGATTGAATTGTCACCCACAATGAGTGCCATCGGGAGTGTTGAATTCTCTTTTCAAAGTTCGGAATTGCTGTATCGCTTCGGATTAAACTTTCATCAGGCACCTACGCTCAACATACAGAAGAAAGCAACACCACAGCCCCGAAAAACGAATACGTCATCATCACCACTTACCACCCGATTAGCCGGTATTGATTTTGACTCCGAGCCGGGTGTCACACCTCCCGATTACAAGTTCAGAGTAGAACCCCTATACCCAGTCATAGCAAAGAACAGGAAAATAGAGGGTGAGGTCGTTTTAGAAGCAACCATCAATGAACAGGGACTCCCATTAGACATTGTGGTACTCACCACCCTCGGGTTCGGACTTGAAGAAGCCGCAATGCAAGCATTGAGGAAAACAACTTTCTATCCTGCTATCAAGGAGGGAAGGTTGATCCCTAAACGCGTTACCCTACGTTATCGGTTTACCCTCAGAAATACCAATTAA
- a CDS encoding T9SS type A sorting domain-containing protein has protein sequence MTASAQQNLAQDAYLIFQQNCLNCHGEHGAYTENLIIEHTALIDSGAVVPGSPINSELYTRLFHKDPAKRMPLGQPQLSAAAITTIGNWILAGAPNWEVQHDVSFIATNTMLTTMQQHLQKLDPFDRPFARYFTMTHLYNAGETLEALNAYKIALSKLVNSLSWGFDIHNPQPIDDAETIFYIDLRDYEWDIRDTWTQIENAYPYEIEFDADTQARLRSKVENLRQTMSCEVPYVYVDWFLATAVLPPLYHNILDLPGTDRELERDLEVDVQRNLQSAPGRRVWRAGTNNSGVSNHNRVVERHTSRYGAYWKSYDFAGSIGTQNIFTHPLSFEQDGGEVIFNLPNGLQAYYISDAAGNRIDIAPTEIVSNPAANDPAVHNGLSCIGCHTEGMKTFEDEVRDAIQQTRTPRFDKAHALRLYVEQATMDRLLTEDTQRYKDALEKTGGVFGGIEPVHRFYETYQGPVDAAYAAAAVGMKQEAFLTEVRQKSSLQALGLTPLVNNRSVKRDVWTSQFSAIVSALRSPDVQTPAAITTVPQVQPVLGNTVRIPDTNLRAAIAETLGKAPNAVITPEDMKGLTRLRADGRGIQDLTGLEYATNLERIELRRNAISDLTPLRGLIRLNNIKLRDNVITDVSPLANLISVDWMGLEENVITDVSPLKGLVKLEGIGISENLVTDVSPLASLTSLERIDAWNVPITDFSALAKLPKLEWIEFGNDASVTTIPSLKGIKRLRRLELNNCSITDLTPLKEFTQLEWLELVNNTISDLAPLRSLKNLRTLNLDANVISDISPLAELTQLELLYLENNVISDLSPLRSLKRLETVNLDANIISDVSPLTELTQLEVLYLENNTISDVSPLAGLKNLERLDLRNNAIVDFSPLDELQLSILNFRMSGNPGFTGGGKITGPWLWMIVSTGNTGGAAAARSGMDFLSVASNGKVTELKVATNGATEGNPVGDRVWEVGDLSATGGNNLNEMANETGLGFGDINNHVAYGALILESPGVQKTKMLVGSDDAVKVWLNGTLVHDKPVDRGANDFQEQFPVTLKQGYNTLLVAVYERGGGWSGFFGFARDAKYTVIPPGTTKINTTAPTVPAWDVNEDGKTDLTDQLIVMADIGKNPPANPRSDVNGDGTVDAKDVALVASHLGETNQPAAPAPATLPSGITFKVVQDALDLLRAADDGSLLFRSGIAKLEQLLAGFVPEETALLHNYPNPFNPETWIPYQLAEPATVTVHIYATNGVLVRTLSLGHQPAGIYQHRSRAAYWNGRNQMGEPVASGIYFYTLTAGDFNATRKMLIRK, from the coding sequence ATGACGGCATCCGCACAACAGAACCTCGCGCAAGACGCATATCTCATCTTCCAACAGAACTGTCTCAACTGCCACGGTGAACACGGTGCCTACACAGAGAACCTTATCATTGAACATACGGCTCTGATCGACAGTGGTGCCGTGGTGCCAGGCTCCCCCATTAACTCCGAACTCTATACGCGTCTTTTTCACAAAGACCCCGCAAAACGGATGCCCCTCGGACAACCCCAACTCAGCGCGGCTGCTATCACGACAATCGGGAACTGGATTTTAGCAGGTGCACCGAATTGGGAGGTCCAGCACGATGTCTCCTTCATCGCGACGAATACAATGCTCACTACGATGCAGCAACACCTTCAGAAACTCGATCCGTTTGATCGTCCCTTCGCACGCTATTTCACGATGACGCATCTCTATAATGCAGGCGAAACGCTTGAAGCACTCAACGCCTACAAAATCGCACTCTCAAAACTCGTCAATAGCCTCTCCTGGGGGTTCGATATACACAACCCACAACCGATTGATGATGCCGAGACGATCTTTTACATCGATCTACGCGACTATGAATGGGACATCCGAGACACATGGACACAGATCGAAAACGCCTATCCTTACGAGATCGAGTTCGATGCAGACACGCAAGCCCGGCTTCGCAGTAAAGTCGAGAATCTCCGTCAAACGATGAGCTGCGAAGTGCCTTATGTCTACGTCGACTGGTTCTTAGCAACCGCTGTCCTCCCGCCCCTCTATCACAACATCTTGGATCTTCCGGGCACCGATCGAGAATTGGAGCGCGACCTGGAGGTAGATGTTCAGCGAAACCTGCAGAGTGCCCCGGGACGCCGCGTCTGGCGTGCAGGGACGAACAACTCAGGGGTCTCTAACCATAACCGCGTCGTAGAGCGGCACACGTCTCGGTATGGCGCGTATTGGAAGAGCTACGACTTCGCCGGAAGCATAGGAACACAGAACATCTTCACGCACCCGCTATCCTTTGAACAAGATGGCGGTGAAGTGATCTTCAACCTCCCAAACGGTTTACAGGCATATTATATTTCCGACGCTGCCGGCAATCGGATAGACATCGCACCCACGGAAATCGTCTCGAATCCCGCAGCGAATGATCCCGCGGTTCACAACGGACTGTCCTGTATCGGCTGCCACACGGAAGGAATGAAGACGTTTGAAGATGAAGTGCGAGATGCGATTCAACAAACACGCACGCCTCGGTTCGATAAAGCACACGCCTTGCGTCTCTATGTAGAACAAGCCACGATGGATCGCCTCTTGACTGAGGATACCCAACGTTACAAAGATGCATTAGAAAAGACCGGGGGGGTATTCGGGGGTATAGAACCTGTACATCGTTTCTACGAAACATATCAGGGACCCGTAGACGCTGCGTATGCAGCAGCGGCTGTCGGTATGAAACAGGAAGCCTTCCTAACAGAGGTTCGTCAGAAATCGAGTTTACAAGCACTCGGTCTGACACCGCTTGTCAACAATCGCAGTGTGAAACGGGATGTGTGGACATCACAGTTCTCGGCTATCGTTTCGGCACTCCGCTCACCCGATGTGCAAACGCCTGCAGCGATTACTACGGTGCCTCAGGTTCAACCCGTGTTGGGTAACACGGTGCGTATACCGGATACAAATCTCCGGGCAGCGATTGCAGAGACACTCGGTAAAGCCCCGAATGCCGTGATTACACCCGAGGATATGAAAGGGTTGACCCGACTCCGTGCCGATGGCAGAGGTATCCAAGACCTCACAGGACTGGAGTACGCCACAAACCTGGAACGCATAGAACTCCGACGCAACGCTATCTCTGACTTAACCCCCTTGCGAGGATTGATCAGACTGAATAACATCAAATTACGGGATAACGTCATCACCGATGTTTCACCCCTCGCGAATCTGATCAGTGTCGATTGGATGGGACTTGAAGAGAACGTCATCACGGATGTGTCGCCATTGAAGGGATTGGTAAAACTGGAGGGGATCGGTATTTCGGAAAACCTCGTCACGGATGTGTCACCCCTCGCCAGTCTCACCAGTCTGGAACGGATAGATGCCTGGAATGTACCTATCACGGATTTCTCGGCCTTGGCAAAATTACCGAAGCTGGAGTGGATAGAATTCGGGAACGATGCCTCTGTAACGACTATCCCGTCCCTAAAGGGAATCAAAAGACTCCGGCGGCTTGAACTCAATAACTGTAGTATTACCGACCTCACTCCCTTGAAGGAATTCACACAACTGGAGTGGTTAGAACTCGTCAATAACACAATATCCGATCTCGCTCCCTTGCGTTCCCTGAAAAATTTGAGAACCTTGAATCTGGATGCCAATGTTATCTCCGATATCTCTCCCCTCGCAGAACTGACACAGTTAGAACTGTTATACCTGGAAAATAATGTCATATCCGACCTCTCACCCTTACGTTCTCTAAAACGTTTGGAAACTGTGAATCTGGATGCCAATATTATCTCCGATGTCTCTCCCCTCACAGAACTGACACAGTTAGAGGTATTATACCTGGAGAATAACACCATATCGGATGTCTCGCCTCTCGCCGGACTCAAAAATCTGGAACGTCTCGATTTGCGGAACAATGCCATCGTGGACTTTTCGCCCTTAGACGAACTGCAGCTTTCAATACTAAACTTCCGGATGTCGGGAAATCCTGGCTTCACAGGCGGCGGGAAAATAACAGGTCCCTGGCTCTGGATGATCGTCTCAACAGGCAATACCGGCGGTGCAGCCGCTGCGCGTTCCGGTATGGACTTCCTATCGGTCGCCAGTAACGGAAAAGTAACCGAACTGAAAGTCGCGACCAATGGCGCAACCGAAGGAAACCCCGTGGGGGATAGAGTGTGGGAAGTGGGAGATTTATCTGCGACTGGCGGGAATAATCTCAACGAAATGGCAAACGAGACCGGGCTGGGATTCGGGGATATAAACAACCACGTCGCTTACGGCGCACTCATCCTGGAATCACCCGGAGTACAAAAGACGAAGATGCTGGTCGGCAGCGATGATGCCGTGAAAGTTTGGCTCAACGGCACACTGGTTCACGACAAACCGGTAGATCGAGGCGCGAATGATTTTCAGGAACAATTTCCTGTCACACTGAAACAGGGTTATAATACACTGTTAGTCGCTGTTTATGAAAGAGGCGGAGGATGGAGCGGATTTTTTGGTTTCGCTCGGGATGCTAAATATACTGTCATTCCACCTGGGACCACCAAGATCAACACCACTGCCCCGACTGTCCCTGCCTGGGATGTTAACGAAGACGGAAAAACCGATCTCACCGATCAACTCATCGTGATGGCAGACATCGGCAAGAACCCCCCTGCCAACCCGCGCTCGGATGTCAATGGGGACGGAACAGTGGATGCGAAAGATGTCGCACTCGTCGCTTCGCATCTCGGTGAGACAAATCAACCCGCAGCACCCGCACCCGCTACGTTACCATCAGGAATTACCTTCAAAGTGGTTCAAGATGCCCTGGACCTCTTACGCGCTGCCGATGACGGGTCTCTCCTCTTCCGTAGCGGTATTGCAAAACTCGAGCAGCTCCTGGCAGGGTTTGTGCCTGAAGAGACAGCACTCCTTCACAACTATCCGAACCCCTTTAACCCGGAAACTTGGATCCCCTATCAACTCGCGGAACCCGCTACTGTCACAGTGCATATCTACGCCACAAACGGGGTATTAGTGCGGACGCTATCCCTGGGACACCAACCCGCGGGCATCTATCAACACCGCAGTCGCGCTGCCTATTGGAACGGCAGAAACCAGATGGGTGAACCCGTGGCGAGCGGCATCTATTTCTACACGCTCACCGCAGGTGATTTTAATGCCACGCGTAAAATGTTAATACGGAAATAA
- a CDS encoding SUMF1/EgtB/PvdO family nonheme iron enzyme, producing MFSRPQGKIRLLLFCGLLSVLMKCIVITQTAAQHGMKITVRTEDGTELPLYKDSYALVIGNGAYPAKNGWTPLPRAVNDVKDIAEVLKRHGFNVTLKMDITTTEFHQAFSDFIYESGKDPNNRLLFYYTGHGHTTKSTIDEDLGYLVMLDTPPPENAAEFDRHSIDLVKFVSDSKKIHAKHVLFMFDSRFSGTILNLQNQDRPRPITDRMRNPVRQFITAGLANEPVPSRSVFKMAFLNLLEGRVTEPLPDGYLTGVELADYLHRTVPALPDGQHPQHGKIHDPQLNTGDFVFVLSEKNRQAENAVEVDTVATLEITTTPKGATVYIDRVFVGRTPLHGYPIDTGIHLEKSVYIGLELPNYKSRVQKVNLHGGQQFTWDAQLEQIVEPPEQLKSEPNLPQTETLEDIQTEDSSIPNEETLSPPTNLPETILGADTAPMVLIPAGEFQMGSGPGTVGNAKTRPMHAVYLDAFYIDRYEVTLGQYNQFVLATNHRPLPDWAYQYATTEAHPVVGVSWEDATAYAKWARKRLPTEAEWEKAARGGLVQKNHPWGDTAVDGTQCNFADKNMWIIWNTERDPEDNWADEHLDDGYAYTAPVGSYPPNGYGLYDMAGNVWEWCFDAYDENFYANSPYENPIAEILIRDGANNIVAVNKLRVTRGTSWYDGVPSIWIASRLRQSPDSQVTNVGFRCVQSVTP from the coding sequence ATGTTTAGCAGACCTCAAGGCAAAATCCGCTTACTTCTATTTTGCGGACTTCTTTCTGTTCTGATGAAGTGTATCGTCATTACACAGACAGCCGCCCAGCACGGTATGAAAATCACTGTCCGCACGGAAGACGGCACAGAACTCCCACTCTACAAGGACTCCTATGCCCTCGTTATCGGCAATGGAGCCTACCCCGCCAAAAACGGTTGGACACCCTTGCCGAGAGCCGTCAACGATGTCAAAGACATCGCAGAAGTCCTCAAACGCCACGGCTTCAATGTAACCCTGAAAATGGATATAACAACAACTGAGTTTCATCAAGCCTTCTCCGATTTCATTTATGAATCTGGTAAAGACCCAAACAACCGACTGCTGTTCTACTATACCGGACACGGACACACAACAAAGTCGACGATAGACGAAGATCTCGGCTATCTCGTGATGCTTGACACCCCACCCCCAGAGAATGCAGCTGAGTTTGACCGCCATAGTATAGATCTGGTCAAATTTGTGTCAGACTCAAAAAAAATCCATGCCAAGCACGTCCTGTTTATGTTTGACAGCCGTTTCTCAGGGACAATTCTCAATCTGCAGAACCAGGATAGACCCCGACCTATCACGGATCGGATGAGAAACCCTGTCCGCCAGTTCATCACAGCAGGCCTCGCAAATGAACCCGTGCCAAGCAGGAGTGTGTTTAAGATGGCGTTTCTGAACCTGCTGGAAGGACGCGTGACGGAACCGCTGCCGGACGGTTACCTCACGGGCGTTGAGTTAGCGGATTATCTACACAGGACGGTCCCCGCGTTACCCGACGGACAACACCCGCAGCACGGGAAAATCCACGATCCACAGTTAAACACGGGTGATTTCGTGTTTGTGCTATCCGAAAAGAATCGGCAAGCCGAAAACGCCGTCGAGGTGGATACCGTAGCGACCCTGGAGATAACAACTACCCCCAAAGGCGCGACAGTTTACATTGATCGTGTCTTTGTTGGAAGAACACCCCTCCACGGCTATCCAATTGACACGGGGATTCACCTGGAAAAATCCGTGTATATCGGACTGGAACTCCCCAATTACAAAAGCCGTGTTCAGAAAGTCAACCTACACGGAGGTCAACAATTTACGTGGGACGCACAATTGGAACAGATCGTAGAGCCGCCCGAACAGCTAAAATCAGAGCCCAATCTCCCACAAACTGAAACCTTAGAGGATATTCAGACTGAAGATAGCAGTATCCCAAACGAGGAAACGCTATCGCCTCCTACAAATTTACCAGAGACGATTCTCGGAGCAGACACCGCACCGATGGTCCTGATTCCCGCAGGCGAGTTTCAGATGGGCAGCGGTCCCGGCACTGTCGGGAATGCCAAGACTCGACCCATGCACGCCGTTTATCTGGATGCCTTCTATATCGACAGATATGAGGTTACGCTCGGACAATACAATCAATTTGTGTTGGCTACGAATCATCGTCCCTTACCCGATTGGGCATATCAGTATGCTACGACCGAGGCACACCCCGTTGTCGGTGTCAGTTGGGAGGATGCTACGGCGTATGCAAAATGGGCACGGAAGCGGCTCCCAACAGAAGCAGAATGGGAAAAAGCCGCAAGAGGCGGGTTGGTCCAGAAAAATCATCCCTGGGGAGACACTGCAGTGGATGGCACACAATGTAATTTCGCAGACAAGAATATGTGGATAATTTGGAACACAGAAAGAGATCCTGAAGATAATTGGGCAGACGAACATCTCGATGACGGCTACGCATACACAGCCCCCGTTGGGAGTTATCCACCCAACGGATACGGGCTCTATGATATGGCAGGTAACGTCTGGGAGTGGTGTTTCGATGCCTATGACGAAAATTTCTATGCGAATTCACCCTACGAAAACCCGATTGCTGAAATCCTTATAAGAGATGGGGCCAATAATATCGTCGCTGTCAATAAACTCCGCGTCACACGTGGCACTTCCTGGTACGATGGAGTCCCAAGTATCTGGATCGCCAGCCGCCTTCGACAGTCCCCAGACAGTCAAGTCACCAACGTGGGGTTCCGGTGTGTCCAGTCCGTAACGCCTTGA